The Prosthecobacter vanneervenii genome has a segment encoding these proteins:
- the sctO gene encoding type III secretion system stalk subunit SctO — translation MERYPLQDMVFVRTHREDKASKALTIARRAVAEAERFLAQKQRELEEYAAWRAVEEERLIQSILKRPVKLGDITDIRFEITGMRDRELDCVDQVRKAEGELDRVKAEMEQAKLAYRKATQELEKLVEHRTAWQEEQNFEIERLADLELEDFIGPKNQDLELQPEDSYYELN, via the coding sequence ATGGAACGCTACCCTCTCCAGGACATGGTCTTCGTGCGGACCCACCGCGAAGACAAGGCCAGCAAGGCCCTCACCATCGCACGCCGTGCGGTGGCGGAGGCGGAGCGATTCCTCGCGCAAAAGCAACGGGAGCTGGAAGAATACGCCGCGTGGAGAGCCGTGGAGGAGGAGCGTCTCATTCAGTCCATCCTGAAACGCCCCGTCAAGCTGGGGGACATCACCGACATCCGCTTTGAAATCACCGGTATGCGTGACCGTGAGCTCGACTGCGTGGACCAGGTGCGCAAGGCGGAAGGGGAGCTGGATCGCGTTAAAGCCGAGATGGAGCAGGCGAAGCTGGCCTATCGCAAAGCCACCCAGGAACTCGAAAAGCTCGTCGAGCACCGCACCGCGTGGCAGGAGGAGCAAAACTTCGAGATCGAGCGTCTGGCTGATCTCGAGCTGGAAGATTTCATCGGCCCGAAAAATCAAGATTTGGAACTGCAACCGGAGGACTCCTATTATGAACTCAATTGA